The Hypnocyclicus thermotrophus genome includes a window with the following:
- the nifJ gene encoding pyruvate:ferredoxin (flavodoxin) oxidoreductase, with translation MAKKMQTMDGNQAAAYASYAFTEVAGIYPITPSSPMAEYTDLWASQGKKNLFGVPVKVVEMQSEGGAAGTVHGSLQAGALTTTYTASQGLLLKIPNMYKIAGELLPGVIHVSARSLSAQALSIFGDHSDIYSARQTGFAMLASGSVQEVMDLAGVAHLAAIKSRVPFMHFFDGFRTSHEIQKVEVMDYEVFDKLLDREAVKRFRNSALNPEHPVTRGTAQNDDIYFQTREAQNKFYDAVPAIVAEYMVEISKVTGRDYKPFTYYGAEDATDIIVAMGSVTQTIKETIDYLVSKGEKVGLLNVHLYRPFSAEYFMNVLPSTVKRIAVLDRTKEPGAMGEPLYLDVRNLFYEKENAPLIVGGRYGLSSKDTTPAQIIAVYDNLKLENPKNGFTIGIVDDVTNTSLEIKDEISVVPEDVKECLFYGLGSDGTVGANKNSIKIIGDKTDLYAQGYFAYDSKKSGGVTRSHLRFGKDPIRSTYLVSNPHFVACSVPAYLGKYDMLSGLRKGGTFLLNCIWDKDEVVNYLPNSVKKILAEKEAKFYIINATKLAEEIGLGHRTNTIMQAAFFKLSEVIPFAEAQEYMKEYAKKSYAKKGEDIVKMNYEAIDRGAGEVVEVTVDSSWEDLSIEEASCGTDTACRPKPEFVSKIADPINAIKGDSLPVSAFNGYEDGTFENGTTAYEKRGVAVNVPHWVKENCIQCNQCSYVCPHAVIRPFLIDEKELANAPEGVKENTIKPIGKGLEGLEYKIQISPLDCTGCGSCANVCPAPKGKALEMRPIGGEVEAGEQVNADYLFNEVTYKDDKMPKTTVKGSQFAQPLFEFHGACAGCGETPYIKLITQLFGDRMMVANATGCSSIYGGSAPATPYCKNANGEGPAWASSLFEDNAEFGYGMHVASETLRNRIEVVMETTMDKVPAEVADLYKEWISNRNNGEKTKEIQNKLLPLLEGADFEGAEEILSLKDHIVKKSQWIFGGDGWAYDIGYGGLDHVLASGDDINILVMDTEVYSNTGGQASKASPTGAVAKFAASGMPVQKKDLAAIAMSYGYIYVAQVSMGANQAQYLKAIREAEAYPGPSLIIAYSPCINHGIRKGMGKSQTEEKLATECGYWPLFRYNPLLEKEGKNPLQIDSKEPVWDKYDEFLMGEVRYATLMASNPERAKELFARNKEEAARKWRQYQRLASLDFTTEKK, from the coding sequence ATGGCAAAAAAAATGCAAACTATGGATGGTAACCAAGCTGCTGCATATGCGTCTTATGCATTTACAGAAGTAGCGGGAATTTATCCAATTACACCATCTTCACCAATGGCTGAATATACTGATTTATGGGCGTCACAAGGTAAGAAAAACTTATTTGGAGTACCTGTAAAAGTAGTAGAAATGCAATCAGAAGGAGGAGCAGCAGGAACTGTTCACGGATCATTACAAGCTGGAGCATTAACAACAACTTATACAGCGTCACAAGGATTATTATTAAAAATACCTAACATGTATAAAATAGCTGGAGAATTATTACCAGGAGTTATTCATGTATCAGCTAGATCATTATCTGCACAAGCATTATCTATTTTTGGAGATCATTCAGATATTTACTCAGCTAGACAAACAGGATTTGCTATGCTAGCAAGTGGATCTGTACAAGAAGTAATGGACCTTGCAGGAGTAGCTCATTTGGCTGCTATAAAATCAAGAGTACCTTTTATGCATTTCTTTGATGGATTTAGAACATCACATGAAATTCAAAAAGTTGAAGTGATGGATTATGAAGTATTTGATAAACTATTAGATAGAGAAGCTGTAAAAAGATTTAGAAATTCAGCATTAAATCCTGAGCATCCAGTAACTAGAGGAACAGCTCAAAATGATGACATTTACTTCCAAACAAGAGAAGCTCAAAATAAATTTTATGATGCAGTACCAGCAATAGTTGCTGAATATATGGTTGAAATTTCAAAAGTAACAGGAAGAGATTATAAACCATTTACATATTATGGAGCAGAAGATGCTACAGATATAATTGTAGCTATGGGTTCTGTGACTCAAACTATAAAAGAAACAATTGACTACTTAGTATCTAAAGGTGAAAAAGTAGGATTATTAAATGTACATTTATATAGACCATTCTCAGCAGAATATTTTATGAATGTATTACCTAGTACAGTAAAAAGAATAGCTGTATTAGACAGAACAAAAGAACCAGGAGCAATGGGTGAACCATTATATTTAGATGTAAGAAACTTATTCTATGAAAAAGAAAATGCTCCATTAATCGTAGGTGGAAGATATGGACTATCTTCAAAAGATACTACACCAGCACAAATTATAGCTGTATATGATAATTTAAAATTAGAAAATCCTAAAAATGGATTTACAATAGGTATTGTAGATGATGTTACTAATACTTCGTTAGAAATTAAAGATGAAATATCTGTTGTACCAGAAGATGTAAAAGAATGTTTATTCTATGGATTAGGTTCAGATGGTACAGTTGGAGCTAATAAAAACTCTATTAAAATAATAGGAGATAAAACAGATTTATATGCTCAAGGATATTTTGCATATGATTCTAAAAAATCAGGTGGAGTTACTAGATCACATTTAAGATTTGGTAAAGATCCAATAAGATCTACTTATTTAGTATCAAATCCTCATTTTGTAGCATGTTCAGTGCCTGCATACTTAGGAAAATATGATATGTTAAGTGGACTAAGAAAAGGTGGAACTTTCTTATTAAACTGTATTTGGGATAAAGATGAAGTTGTAAATTATTTACCAAATTCTGTTAAAAAAATATTAGCTGAAAAAGAAGCTAAATTCTATATAATCAATGCAACTAAACTTGCTGAAGAAATAGGATTAGGACATAGAACTAATACAATAATGCAAGCAGCTTTCTTTAAGTTATCAGAAGTAATACCTTTTGCTGAAGCACAAGAATATATGAAAGAATATGCTAAAAAATCATATGCTAAAAAAGGTGAAGATATAGTAAAAATGAACTATGAAGCTATTGATAGAGGAGCTGGCGAAGTAGTAGAAGTAACTGTTGATTCATCTTGGGAAGATTTATCTATTGAAGAAGCTTCATGTGGAACAGATACAGCATGTAGACCAAAACCAGAATTTGTATCTAAAATAGCTGATCCAATAAATGCTATAAAAGGTGATAGTTTACCAGTATCTGCATTTAATGGATACGAAGATGGAACATTTGAAAATGGAACTACTGCATATGAAAAAAGAGGAGTTGCAGTTAATGTACCTCATTGGGTAAAAGAAAACTGTATACAATGTAATCAATGTTCTTATGTATGTCCTCATGCAGTAATTAGACCATTCTTAATAGATGAAAAAGAATTAGCAAATGCACCAGAGGGTGTAAAAGAAAATACAATAAAACCAATTGGAAAAGGATTAGAAGGATTAGAATATAAAATCCAAATTTCACCATTAGATTGTACTGGATGTGGATCTTGTGCTAATGTATGTCCAGCACCAAAAGGTAAAGCATTAGAAATGAGACCTATCGGTGGCGAAGTAGAAGCAGGAGAACAAGTAAATGCTGATTACTTATTTAATGAAGTTACTTATAAAGATGATAAAATGCCTAAAACAACAGTTAAAGGGTCACAATTTGCACAACCATTATTTGAATTCCATGGAGCATGTGCTGGATGTGGTGAAACTCCTTATATTAAATTAATAACTCAATTATTTGGAGATAGAATGATGGTAGCAAATGCTACAGGATGTTCTTCAATTTATGGTGGTTCTGCACCAGCTACTCCATATTGTAAAAATGCTAATGGAGAAGGACCAGCTTGGGCATCTTCATTATTTGAAGACAATGCTGAATTTGGATATGGAATGCATGTAGCAAGTGAAACATTAAGAAATAGAATAGAAGTTGTAATGGAAACTACAATGGATAAAGTACCAGCAGAAGTAGCTGATCTTTATAAAGAATGGATTTCTAATAGAAATAACGGTGAAAAAACAAAAGAAATACAAAATAAATTACTTCCATTATTAGAAGGAGCAGATTTTGAAGGAGCAGAGGAAATCTTATCATTAAAAGATCATATTGTTAAAAAATCACAATGGATCTTTGGTGGAGATGGATGGGCTTATGATATTGGTTATGGTGGACTTGATCATGTATTAGCTTCTGGAGACGATATTAATATTTTAGTAATGGATACAGAAGTTTACTCAAATACCGGTGGACAAGCATCAAAAGCATCTCCTACAGGTGCAGTTGCTAAATTTGCTGCATCAGGAATGCCAGTACAGAAAAAAGATCTAGCAGCTATAGCTATGTCTTACGGATATATCTATGTAGCTCAAGTATCTATGGGAGCGAACCAAGCTCAATATTTAAAAGCTATAAGAGAAGCTGAAGCTTATCCAGGACCAAGTTTAATAATAGCTTATTCTCCATGTATTAACCATGGAATAAGAAAAGGTATGGGTAAATCTCAAACTGAGGAAAAATTAGCTACAGAATGTGGATATTGGCCATTATTCAGATATAATCCATTATTAGAAAAAGAAGGAAAAAATCCTTTACAAATAGATTCAAAAGAACCAGTATGGGATAAATATGATGAATTCTTAATGGGAGAAGTAAGATATGCTACATTAATGGCTTCAAATCCTGAAAGAGCAAAAGAATTATTTGCTAGAAATAAAGAAGAAGCTGCAAGAAAATGGAGACAATATCAAAGATTAGCTTCATTAGATTTTACAACAGAAAAAAAATAA
- a CDS encoding acetate/propionate family kinase, with translation MKVLVLNSGSSSLKYQVVDMLKEEAIAEGICERIGLEKSQMKYKANGKKEEILHDMPTHKEAIDLVLKTLQGENGVIKSIEEIDAIGHRVVHGGEKFDKSVIVTKEILKEIQNLSSLAPLHNPANALGIEVCMELMPDKKNVAVFDTAFHQTMTREAYMYALPYEDYEDLKVRKYGFHGTSHYFVSQEAAKVLNNPEAKVIVCHLGNGASISAVKAGKCIETSMGLTPLQGLMMGTRCGDIDPAAVLYVMEKRGLTAKEMDTRMNKKSGILGVFGSSSDFRDLSKAIEEGNERAKTAYEMFVHRIKSYIGSYAAALNGVDAICFTAGIGENASKVREDVCKGLTYLGIDFNSEENSTRKDGIQELTKEGSKVKVFKIPTNEELVIAKDTYSLVK, from the coding sequence ATGAAAGTATTAGTATTAAATAGCGGGAGTTCATCTCTTAAATATCAAGTAGTTGACATGCTAAAAGAAGAAGCGATAGCAGAAGGTATATGTGAAAGAATAGGGTTAGAAAAGTCTCAAATGAAGTATAAGGCGAATGGGAAAAAAGAGGAAATACTTCATGATATGCCTACACATAAAGAAGCAATAGATTTAGTCTTGAAAACATTACAAGGTGAAAATGGGGTAATAAAATCAATTGAAGAAATAGATGCGATAGGACATAGAGTAGTACATGGAGGAGAAAAATTCGATAAATCAGTAATAGTAACTAAAGAAATATTAAAAGAAATACAAAATTTATCAAGTTTAGCACCACTTCATAATCCAGCAAATGCATTAGGAATAGAAGTATGTATGGAACTTATGCCAGATAAGAAAAATGTAGCTGTATTTGATACTGCATTTCATCAAACAATGACAAGAGAAGCGTATATGTATGCATTACCTTATGAGGACTATGAAGATTTAAAAGTAAGAAAATATGGATTCCATGGTACATCTCATTATTTTGTATCACAAGAAGCTGCAAAAGTATTAAATAATCCAGAAGCAAAAGTAATAGTATGTCATCTAGGAAATGGTGCATCTATATCAGCTGTAAAAGCAGGAAAATGTATAGAAACATCAATGGGACTTACACCTTTACAAGGACTTATGATGGGAACTAGATGTGGGGATATTGATCCAGCAGCAGTTCTTTATGTGATGGAAAAAAGAGGACTTACAGCAAAAGAAATGGATACAAGAATGAACAAAAAGTCTGGGATATTAGGAGTATTTGGATCTAGCTCAGATTTTAGAGATTTATCAAAAGCGATAGAAGAAGGAAATGAAAGAGCGAAAACAGCTTATGAAATGTTTGTTCATAGAATAAAATCATATATAGGTTCATATGCGGCAGCACTTAATGGAGTAGATGCAATATGCTTTACTGCAGGAATAGGTGAAAATGCAAGTAAGGTAAGAGAAGATGTATGTAAAGGATTAACATATTTAGGTATAGATTTTAATAGTGAAGAAAACTCTACTAGAAAAGATGGAATTCAAGAATTAACAAAAGAAGGGTCAAAAGTAAAAGTGTTTAAAATACCTACAAATGAAGAATTAGTAATCGCAAAAGATACATATTCATTAGTAAAATAA
- the pta gene encoding phosphate acetyltransferase: MGIIEQIRSKAKAELKTIVLPETNDERVVKAAAKVLEEKLAKLILIGEETTIKSKASELNINIEGAEIVNPKNYSKLDKYIAEFVKLREKKGMTEQIARQVLENDPRFFGAMMVRMGDADGMVAGSDSPTADVLRAAIQVIGTKPGLRTVSSCFVMVLPKESEPAKLYGKDGVLIFSDCGVVPNPTPEQLADIATSAAASARSIVGMEPKVALLSFSTKGSAKHEDVDKVIEAGEILKNRAVNFEFEEELQADAAIVPAIASKKAPDSKVAGKANVLVFPDLSAGNIGYKLVQRLANADAYGPLLQGLAKPVNDLSRGCSVQDIVDIVAITSAQAE; the protein is encoded by the coding sequence ATGGGAATTATTGAACAAATTAGAAGTAAGGCTAAAGCTGAATTAAAAACTATAGTTTTACCTGAAACTAATGATGAAAGAGTAGTAAAAGCAGCAGCAAAAGTTTTGGAGGAAAAATTAGCAAAATTAATCTTAATAGGAGAAGAGACAACTATTAAATCAAAAGCTTCTGAATTAAATATAAATATAGAGGGAGCAGAAATAGTAAATCCTAAAAATTATTCAAAGTTAGATAAATATATAGCAGAATTTGTAAAACTTAGAGAAAAAAAGGGAATGACAGAACAAATAGCTAGGCAAGTACTGGAAAATGATCCTAGATTTTTTGGTGCAATGATGGTAAGAATGGGAGATGCAGATGGAATGGTAGCAGGTTCTGATTCTCCAACTGCAGATGTTCTTAGAGCAGCAATTCAAGTAATAGGGACAAAACCAGGATTAAGAACAGTATCATCATGTTTTGTTATGGTATTACCAAAAGAAAGCGAGCCAGCAAAACTTTATGGAAAAGACGGAGTACTTATTTTTTCTGATTGTGGAGTTGTACCAAATCCAACACCAGAACAATTAGCAGATATAGCTACTTCAGCAGCAGCTTCAGCAAGATCAATAGTAGGAATGGAACCAAAAGTTGCATTACTATCTTTTTCGACAAAAGGAAGTGCAAAACATGAAGATGTAGATAAAGTAATTGAAGCAGGAGAAATACTTAAAAATAGAGCTGTAAATTTTGAATTTGAGGAAGAATTACAAGCAGATGCAGCAATTGTACCAGCAATAGCATCTAAAAAAGCGCCTGATTCAAAAGTAGCAGGAAAAGCAAATGTATTAGTATTTCCTGATCTTTCAGCTGGAAATATAGGATATAAATTAGTACAAAGACTTGCAAATGCAGATGCATATGGCCCATTATTACAAGGATTAGCAAAACCAGTAAATGATCTTTCTAGAGGATGTAGTGTACAGGATATAGTTGATATAGTTGCGATTACATCAGCTCAAGCAGAATAA
- the ftsY gene encoding signal recognition particle-docking protein FtsY — protein sequence MFKKIKKIFKKEKEIDKEIKEELEKIKEFEEVHEKVEETIKKLEEEKTEFEDLKEKVQELDKKLEEEKANEVFEKLEKEKEIRETETKIMAEKELVEKKENELEERAKKKGIFGSLKEKLFRSVSKDGLFGKIKTLFSGRSIIDEEMYEELEDLLIQSDIGMDMTLKIVKKLEEKVKELKIKEPEKVYDILKEVMKEFLIREDTELKLDRKGLNVILVVGVNGVGKTTTIGKLASKFVKEGKKVVIGAGDTFRAAAIEQLEEWAKRANAEIIKHSQGADPGAVVFDTLKAAENREADIAIIDTAGRLHNKNNLMVELEKINKIIKKHLGEGVFYESLLVIDGTTGQNGLTQAKVFNEVTDLTGFVVTKLDGTAKGGIIFSVSEEIKKPIKFIGVGEGIEDLRKFNVDEYINAIFE from the coding sequence ATGTTTAAAAAAATAAAAAAAATTTTTAAAAAAGAAAAAGAAATAGATAAAGAAATTAAAGAAGAATTAGAAAAAATTAAAGAATTTGAGGAAGTACATGAAAAAGTAGAAGAAACAATAAAAAAATTAGAAGAAGAAAAAACTGAATTTGAAGATTTAAAAGAAAAAGTTCAAGAGTTAGATAAAAAATTAGAAGAAGAAAAAGCAAATGAAGTATTTGAAAAATTAGAAAAAGAAAAAGAGATAAGAGAAACAGAAACAAAAATAATGGCAGAAAAAGAATTAGTAGAAAAAAAAGAGAATGAATTAGAAGAAAGAGCGAAAAAAAAAGGAATATTTGGCTCATTAAAAGAAAAATTATTTAGAAGTGTATCTAAAGATGGTTTATTTGGAAAAATTAAAACATTATTTAGTGGAAGAAGTATAATAGATGAAGAAATGTATGAAGAATTAGAAGATCTTCTTATTCAATCAGATATAGGAATGGATATGACACTTAAAATAGTAAAAAAATTAGAAGAAAAAGTAAAAGAATTAAAAATAAAAGAGCCAGAAAAGGTATATGATATATTAAAAGAAGTAATGAAAGAGTTTTTAATAAGAGAAGATACAGAATTAAAATTAGATAGAAAAGGTTTAAATGTTATATTAGTAGTAGGAGTAAATGGAGTAGGGAAAACAACTACAATTGGTAAATTAGCTTCAAAATTTGTAAAAGAAGGAAAAAAAGTAGTAATTGGAGCAGGAGATACATTTAGAGCAGCAGCAATAGAACAATTAGAAGAGTGGGCAAAGAGAGCAAATGCAGAAATAATAAAACACTCACAAGGGGCAGATCCAGGAGCAGTAGTATTTGATACGTTAAAAGCAGCAGAAAATAGAGAAGCAGACATAGCAATAATAGATACTGCAGGAAGGCTTCATAATAAAAATAATTTAATGGTAGAACTTGAAAAAATAAATAAAATTATAAAAAAACATCTTGGAGAAGGGGTTTTTTATGAAAGTTTGCTAGTTATAGATGGAACAACGGGACAAAATGGACTAACTCAAGCAAAAGTATTTAATGAAGTTACAGATCTTACTGGATTTGTAGTAACAAAATTAGATGGGACAGCAAAAGGAGGAATTATATTTTCAGTATCAGAAGAAATCAAAAAACCAATTAAATTTATTGGGGTAGGAGAAGGAATAGAAGATTTAAGAAAATTTAATGTAGACGAATATATAAATGCAATTTTTGAATAA
- a CDS encoding four-carbon acid sugar kinase family protein, which produces MKVSVIADDFTGANDIGIQLKKYGLKVITKTYDSKISIKSDVEIISTESRNIDKKKAYERVKKSFMELKNSEKFFKKIDSTLRGNIKEELKAIQENINKQEKILVIVGFPNTNRKIINGKHYIKDIPLHLTEFKNDPYFPIKTNDLLEYFEGEIIKINDIRSNRQEKLKEKIKSIKSQIIIFDTENNNDLDIIAKTIIELKLDKYIVGSSGIMEYLMKYWGYKRPQIAIISGSCNAKNIEQIKVLESNNNIEVIDVDFTKKNIDIEKKKYKNDILIRSIKNIRDYNKAKENYKVVEITDIFTDISKKIIEENNIKNLIISGGEISINILKKMSIDYLEVIKEIEPGIAYLKYKEYNIITKPGGFGSEKFYKKAYEFMKSFR; this is translated from the coding sequence TTGAAAGTATCAGTAATTGCAGATGATTTTACAGGTGCTAATGATATAGGGATTCAATTGAAAAAATATGGATTGAAAGTAATAACTAAAACATATGATTCTAAAATTAGTATAAAAAGTGATGTAGAAATAATATCTACTGAAAGTAGAAATATTGATAAAAAAAAGGCATATGAAAGAGTAAAAAAAAGCTTTATGGAACTAAAAAATAGCGAGAAATTTTTTAAAAAAATCGATTCTACTTTGAGAGGAAATATAAAAGAAGAATTAAAAGCTATTCAAGAAAATATAAATAAACAAGAAAAAATATTAGTTATAGTAGGATTTCCAAATACTAATAGAAAAATTATAAATGGAAAACATTATATTAAAGATATACCACTTCATTTAACAGAATTTAAAAATGATCCCTATTTTCCTATTAAAACTAATGATTTATTAGAATATTTTGAAGGAGAAATTATAAAAATAAATGATATCAGAAGTAATAGACAAGAAAAATTAAAAGAAAAAATTAAAAGTATAAAATCACAAATTATTATTTTTGACACAGAAAATAATAATGATTTGGACATAATAGCTAAAACAATTATTGAATTAAAATTAGATAAATATATAGTAGGATCATCAGGAATTATGGAATATTTAATGAAATATTGGGGGTATAAAAGACCACAAATAGCAATAATATCAGGCTCTTGTAATGCTAAAAATATTGAACAAATTAAAGTATTAGAATCAAATAATAATATAGAAGTTATAGATGTTGATTTTACTAAAAAAAATATAGATATAGAAAAGAAAAAATATAAAAATGATATTTTGATTAGGAGTATAAAAAATATAAGAGATTATAATAAAGCAAAAGAAAATTATAAAGTAGTTGAAATAACGGATATTTTTACAGATATATCAAAGAAAATAATTGAAGAGAATAATATAAAAAATTTAATAATAAGCGGTGGAGAAATAAGTATTAATATATTAAAAAAAATGAGTATAGATTATTTAGAAGTAATAAAAGAGATAGAACCAGGAATAGCTTATTTAAAATATAAAGAATATAATATAATTACAAAACCAGGTGGATTTGGGAGTGAAAAATTTTATAAAAAAGCTTATGAATTTATGAAAAGTTTCCGATAA
- a CDS encoding ATP-binding protein, with product MKVSIKSKFSIIIIFTSILSLIFAYLISSEVIYRNLEQENKSKIEEKINYIQYELYEFKENFRRETEMMSKNIDLIRLLNKADIGYNIRKEEYNNLYNYYNTLTSNYKNFDIAIYSSKQDLIFTKGFKKNEKIDFNEEGIRYKKLGNDLYIYSIVSIDMNKYMGTIVYRYKISEKEIYRYKNIFVTEVILFDKNKVIKGTLKKDSILQFRKDNYLEIGEKIYFYKLIDIENIDSLKWLFLFDVTKLFSDIQKITSYLFIAMFLVFSLIFLISTTMLNLVVDSIKELTNKINSLKEGNLDINLGKLKLSGDEIGILARDFEAMTITLRDKINELEEANNNNKHYSQRLELMNKEMKETQKKMQEKNENIDRINKLLNNRISEITNIYYLIVNVSKYIIDDNFYEIVIKGIREGLILRKVAIYIVKEESKDIVLTKSFGIGNPPDILEIWDYIDYIKKRDIVLASDIIDLSYYKEFKEPYVVPLFSEKSESKDLYGILLVDDGKKLEQETKKSLITYVKTILLALENRKLYLKLIKENQKLEEATKELQKSEKTKNVFMANVSHELKIPLVPIKGYTELLLAGKIGKLTIKQRKALKTSLNNIERLQEIIENIISYSRIESGKYELLNTKLYLIDVIEEVLMRLENVIEEDRVIVRKNYKTENPIIYGDQEAIKQIFVNLISNSLKFSKKDRLIIDIIISEEGEKYKIILKDNGMGMAKDKVKEILKSFRQLEEGNTRKYRGLGLGLTVVDKILSTYNENINIISEINNGTEVYFYFRKYIDNK from the coding sequence ATGAAGGTGAGTATAAAAAGTAAATTTTCGATAATTATTATTTTTACAAGTATTTTATCGTTAATTTTTGCTTATTTAATTTCAAGTGAAGTTATTTATAGAAATTTAGAACAAGAAAATAAAAGTAAAATAGAAGAAAAAATTAATTATATACAATATGAATTATATGAATTCAAAGAAAATTTTAGACGTGAAACTGAAATGATGTCTAAAAATATTGACCTTATTAGATTATTAAATAAAGCAGATATTGGATATAATATAAGAAAAGAAGAGTATAATAATCTTTATAATTATTATAATACTCTCACAAGTAATTATAAAAATTTTGATATAGCTATATATAGTAGTAAACAAGATTTAATATTTACTAAAGGATTTAAAAAAAATGAAAAAATAGATTTTAATGAAGAAGGAATAAGATATAAAAAATTAGGAAATGACTTATACATATATTCTATTGTATCTATAGATATGAATAAATATATGGGAACTATTGTATATAGATACAAGATATCAGAAAAAGAGATTTATAGATATAAAAATATTTTTGTAACAGAAGTGATTTTATTTGACAAAAATAAAGTAATAAAAGGGACCTTAAAAAAGGATAGTATACTTCAATTTAGAAAGGATAATTATTTAGAAATTGGAGAAAAAATATATTTTTATAAATTAATAGATATTGAAAATATAGATAGTTTAAAGTGGTTATTTCTTTTTGACGTAACTAAATTATTTAGTGATATACAAAAAATAACAAGTTATCTTTTTATTGCTATGTTTTTAGTATTTTCTCTTATATTTTTAATTTCTACAACAATGCTAAATCTTGTAGTAGATTCAATAAAGGAACTTACTAATAAAATAAATTCATTAAAAGAGGGGAATCTTGATATTAACTTGGGGAAATTAAAACTATCTGGAGATGAAATAGGTATACTTGCCAGAGATTTTGAAGCAATGACAATAACTTTAAGAGATAAAATAAATGAATTAGAAGAAGCAAATAATAATAATAAACATTATTCTCAAAGATTAGAATTAATGAATAAAGAGATGAAAGAAACTCAAAAGAAAATGCAGGAAAAAAATGAAAATATTGATAGAATAAATAAATTATTAAATAATAGAATATCAGAGATAACAAATATATATTATTTAATTGTAAATGTTTCAAAATATATTATAGATGATAATTTTTATGAAATTGTAATAAAAGGAATTAGGGAAGGACTTATTCTTAGAAAAGTAGCTATTTATATAGTAAAAGAAGAAAGTAAAGATATAGTTTTAACTAAAAGCTTTGGAATAGGCAATCCACCAGATATTTTAGAAATTTGGGATTATATTGATTATATAAAAAAAAGAGATATAGTTTTAGCTAGTGATATTATTGATTTATCTTATTATAAAGAATTTAAAGAACCTTATGTTGTACCATTATTTAGTGAAAAAAGTGAATCAAAAGATTTATACGGTATTTTATTAGTAGATGATGGAAAAAAATTAGAACAAGAAACAAAAAAATCTCTTATTACATATGTAAAAACAATTTTATTAGCACTTGAAAATAGAAAATTATATTTAAAACTTATTAAAGAAAATCAAAAATTAGAAGAAGCAACAAAGGAACTTCAAAAATCAGAAAAAACTAAAAATGTATTTATGGCAAATGTAAGCCATGAATTAAAAATACCTCTTGTACCAATAAAAGGATATACTGAACTTTTGCTTGCAGGGAAAATAGGTAAATTAACAATAAAACAAAGAAAAGCTTTAAAAACATCTTTGAATAATATAGAAAGATTACAAGAAATAATAGAAAATATTATAAGTTATAGTCGAATTGAAAGTGGTAAGTATGAACTTTTAAATACGAAACTTTATTTAATTGATGTAATAGAAGAAGTATTAATGCGACTAGAAAATGTAATAGAAGAAGATAGAGTAATAGTAAGAAAAAATTATAAGACAGAAAACCCTATTATTTATGGAGATCAAGAAGCAATAAAACAAATATTTGTAAATCTTATATCAAACTCTTTAAAATTTTCTAAAAAAGATAGACTAATAATAGATATAATTATAAGTGAAGAAGGAGAAAAATATAAAATAATTTTAAAAGATAATGGAATGGGAATGGCAAAAGATAAAGTTAAAGAGATACTTAAAAGTTTTAGACAACTAGAAGAAGGAAATACTAGAAAATATAGAGGATTAGGATTAGGACTTACAGTAGTAGATAAAATTCTTTCAACATATAATGAAAATATAAATATAATAAGCGAAATAAATAATGGAACAGAAGTATATTTTTATTTTAGAAAATATATAGATAATAAATAA